A single Lactuca sativa cultivar Salinas chromosome 8, Lsat_Salinas_v11, whole genome shotgun sequence DNA region contains:
- the LOC111879329 gene encoding tetraspanin-19, which translates to MVRSCVQSLLKLVNSFIGMLGIAMIIYGLWMIRAWQRQMDGSDYPTPWFIYATLGLGATLCVIACSGHIAAETANGCCLYCYLVFIFLLLMVEGAVTTDVFLNRNWEEDFPKDPSGNFHEFRDFIKENFDICKWVGLSILGAQGLSIFLALILKALGPWPYHEVNYDSDDYATIEDYPLLRNYPNQPRYVVGAPVYGTR; encoded by the exons atggtgaGGAGTTGCGTTCAATCGTTGCTGAAACTGGTCAATTCGTTCATCGGAATGTTAGGGATCGCGATGATCATTTACGGCTTGTGGATGATTAGGGCTTGGCAGCGGCAAATGGACGGCTCAGATTACCCTACTCCATG GTTCATATACGCCACGCTTGGACTTGGTGCAACTTTGTGTGTGATCGCATGCTCCGGTCACATCGCCGCAGAGACCGCAAACGGATGTTGCCTCTATTGT TATTTGGTCTTTATCTTTTTGCTTTTGATGGTGGAAGGTGCGGTCACAACGGATGTATTTCTAAACCGGAATTGGGAAGAG GACTTTCCGAAAGATCCAAGTGGGAATTTCCATGAGTTTAGGGATTTTATTAAGGAGAATTTCGATATATGCAAATGGGTCGGCTTGTCCATTCTTGGTGCTCAG GGGTTGTCTATATTTTTGGCACTCATTCTCAAAGCTCTTGGGCCATGGCCATATCATGAAGTAAATTATGATAGTGATGATTATGCAACCATTGAAGATTATCCACTTTTAAGAAATTACCCAAATCAACCCCGTTATGTTGTTGGTGCTCCGGTCTATGGCACTAGATGA